A part of Myxococcus landrumus genomic DNA contains:
- a CDS encoding sensor histidine kinase has product MRLLALLLLWLMTLPAEASTRAKTVLFFVPEDATMPAIADLTQGFRREMTSQDGEQRIINIEALDMGWFGGPEYERALHDFYLVKYREQRPDVIVVYADATPFVLRLQQELWPGVPLLSVYNDAFLVDTLPQSPFVKGNWADLDVPGTVRTALRLLPETRHVALVLGSSQREVDAWDYVEQEVRAAAQGREFIGLKGLTLEALRQQASALPADTVIIVVAFMQDTTGQSFVTRDVTSLLRADGSPPLFSVHGTMMGSGIVGGVLMDYELLGRDMARRTLQVLQGEPLASLPSGALESNQTVFDDRELVRLHIPASRLPPDSVVRFHEPGLWARYRWQVSVILCAGVLQAALIVVLLLERRRRLGAQRLNLVVLDSLPGAVAILDRSGRVLRANPPPSLLAGLSGPSAGMAWAPGTSWLEPFREWGRTGHGELEAVVVLVQDVLAGASQEGVVEFGGLTPGTWFELRARRLERSEGGAVVSVVEVTPRKRAELEARQARDERAHLERVAAVGELGVSIAHELNQPLAAIRTNAETAQRLLARTPMDTALLREVLQDIISDDERASEVIRRLRTLLKKGESQHACHDFNALVRGTVHLVEMDARLRGAALTLELADAPLLVRGDNVQLQQVVLNLLVNALDAVSPCAPGERQVWVRTRAEVGRVELVVEDTGVGLSEDVLGHLFKPFFTTKQEGLGMGLSISRSILEVHQGRLQAERRRAGRGALFRCTLPSA; this is encoded by the coding sequence ATGCGCCTCCTTGCCTTGCTGCTGTTGTGGCTGATGACGCTCCCCGCGGAAGCCTCCACGCGCGCGAAGACGGTGCTGTTCTTTGTGCCGGAGGACGCCACGATGCCGGCCATCGCGGACCTGACTCAGGGCTTCCGGCGAGAGATGACGAGCCAGGACGGTGAGCAGCGCATCATCAACATCGAAGCCCTGGACATGGGCTGGTTCGGCGGACCGGAGTACGAGCGGGCGCTGCACGACTTCTACCTCGTCAAGTACCGCGAGCAGCGACCTGACGTCATCGTCGTCTACGCGGACGCAACGCCCTTCGTGCTCAGACTGCAGCAGGAGCTGTGGCCAGGAGTGCCGCTCCTCTCCGTCTACAACGATGCCTTCCTGGTGGACACGCTGCCCCAGAGCCCCTTCGTCAAAGGGAACTGGGCAGACCTGGACGTGCCTGGAACCGTTCGGACGGCCCTTCGGCTGCTGCCGGAGACGCGCCATGTCGCCCTCGTCCTCGGCTCCAGCCAGCGGGAGGTGGACGCCTGGGATTACGTGGAGCAGGAAGTGCGCGCCGCCGCGCAAGGTCGTGAGTTCATTGGCCTCAAGGGATTGACGTTGGAGGCATTGCGGCAGCAAGCAAGCGCGCTCCCCGCGGATACCGTCATCATCGTCGTGGCCTTCATGCAGGACACGACGGGGCAGAGCTTCGTCACCCGCGACGTGACGAGCCTGCTGCGCGCCGATGGGAGCCCACCCCTCTTCAGCGTCCACGGGACGATGATGGGGAGTGGCATCGTCGGAGGGGTGCTGATGGATTACGAGCTGCTGGGCCGGGACATGGCGCGGCGAACCCTCCAGGTGCTCCAGGGCGAGCCGCTTGCTTCTCTGCCGTCTGGAGCCCTCGAGTCCAACCAAACCGTCTTCGACGACCGCGAGTTGGTGCGATTGCACATTCCTGCCAGCCGGTTGCCGCCCGACAGCGTCGTACGTTTTCATGAGCCCGGTCTCTGGGCACGCTATCGCTGGCAGGTGTCAGTCATCTTGTGCGCGGGCGTGTTGCAGGCGGCGCTCATTGTCGTGCTGCTCCTGGAGCGACGACGACGTCTGGGTGCACAGCGGTTGAATCTGGTGGTGCTGGACTCATTGCCGGGCGCCGTGGCCATCCTCGACCGGAGCGGAAGGGTGCTGCGCGCCAATCCGCCTCCGAGCCTGCTCGCGGGCCTGAGTGGCCCGTCTGCCGGGATGGCCTGGGCGCCGGGGACCTCCTGGCTGGAGCCCTTCCGGGAGTGGGGGCGCACGGGCCATGGCGAGCTGGAGGCGGTGGTGGTGCTCGTCCAGGACGTGCTCGCCGGGGCCTCACAGGAAGGTGTGGTGGAGTTTGGCGGACTGACGCCGGGGACCTGGTTCGAGCTGCGCGCCCGAAGGCTGGAGCGCTCCGAGGGCGGGGCCGTTGTCTCCGTGGTGGAGGTCACCCCGCGAAAGCGAGCTGAACTGGAGGCACGTCAGGCCCGGGATGAGCGAGCTCACTTGGAGCGCGTGGCCGCCGTGGGAGAACTGGGTGTCTCCATCGCCCACGAACTCAACCAGCCCCTGGCTGCAATCCGCACCAACGCGGAGACGGCCCAGCGACTCTTGGCGCGCACGCCCATGGATACGGCCCTGCTGCGCGAGGTACTCCAGGACATCATCTCCGACGACGAGCGGGCCAGCGAGGTCATCCGGCGCCTGCGAACGCTGCTCAAGAAGGGCGAGTCGCAGCATGCCTGCCATGATTTCAACGCATTGGTGCGTGGGACAGTGCACCTGGTGGAAATGGACGCTCGGCTCCGAGGGGCTGCGCTCACGCTCGAGCTGGCCGATGCACCGCTCCTCGTCCGGGGAGACAACGTGCAGCTTCAGCAGGTCGTTCTCAATCTGCTCGTCAACGCGCTGGATGCGGTGAGCCCGTGTGCCCCCGGGGAGCGGCAAGTATGGGTGCGCACCAGGGCAGAGGTTGGTCGTGTGGAATTGGTGGTGGAGGACACCGGGGTGGGGCTGAGTGAGGACGTCTTGGGCCATCTTTTCAAGCCATTCTTCACCACCAAACAGGAAGGGCTGGGCATGGGCTTGTCCATCAGCCGCTCAATCCTCGAGGTGCATCAAGGCCGGCTCCAGGCTGAGCGCCGCCGCGCGGGTCGCGGCGCCCTCTTTCGCTGCACCCTGCCGTCTGCCTGA
- a CDS encoding response regulator transcription factor: MDDDPSVLRGLTRMFQVEGYAVEEFSHPRRLLERGPGPRPGCVVMDLRMPELNGLELQEELRRTGWLHPFVFISGHGDVPAAVKAMKAGAVDFLSKPFSTTELLAAVERALAQDRAASLVEQEHQALRSRFSTLTPREWQVCRMVTLGLLNKQIAAELGTAEQTVRLQRSRVMEKVAVDSLAELVRLVERLDSQR; encoded by the coding sequence ATGGATGACGACCCGTCCGTCCTGCGCGGACTCACGCGAATGTTCCAGGTGGAAGGCTACGCGGTGGAGGAATTCTCCCACCCGAGGCGCCTGCTGGAGAGGGGCCCTGGACCGCGCCCTGGGTGCGTCGTGATGGACCTCCGCATGCCAGAACTCAACGGCCTGGAGTTGCAGGAGGAGTTGCGCCGGACAGGCTGGCTGCACCCCTTCGTCTTCATCAGCGGACATGGGGATGTGCCAGCGGCGGTGAAGGCCATGAAGGCCGGAGCGGTGGACTTTCTCTCCAAGCCCTTCAGCACCACGGAGTTGCTGGCCGCCGTGGAGCGGGCGCTGGCCCAGGACCGAGCGGCAAGCCTTGTCGAACAGGAGCATCAGGCGCTGCGCTCCCGCTTCTCCACGCTCACTCCCCGGGAGTGGCAGGTGTGTCGGATGGTCACCTTGGGGCTTCTCAACAAACAGATCGCAGCCGAGCTGGGCACGGCCGAGCAGACGGTGCGCCTGCAGCGCTCGCGCGTCATGGAGAAGGTGGCGGTGGACTCACTCGCGGAGCTGGTCCGACTGGTGGAGCGACTGGACTCTCAACGCTGA
- a CDS encoding CocE/NonD family hydrolase, which translates to MSVPQYPSSAFDSVYGPSAPPRSVKSGVISDIEHFSARVPVDPEPSQPGKSVELDAYCAMPKGAGPFPVVILPSPLAPMGWRSYWMGLTYPPGPMPGVEKSETMSVEVPIIEDGAGLLPVLARAGYIAFTYSERGLADSTGLIDVAGPQGQRDGSAVIDFVLANLPSADPSRIAFVGASYGAGQSLLIAAQDPRVKAVAAMSAWADLAAGLFENNTRHMQAFLALRALFEREPFPPNPDKPTLPHPTYLNPETARIFERYMSADYQAHMPELLEFAAQRSPLAPDIFERLDRPDLAILLCTYWHETLFSNNAVVEFFNKLSAPAKRLIVQVGDHGAGEVTGLAGLGSRPTDTMRWWLDYHLKGLGELDGNTVVVEPMHHPFRAADKFPDWDAFVRAPQRFHLRTPGREPGSMTREPDTKTWEYAFTAGTNTEAEVAAALLKTGQRERLALPLRYQTADIAPEHAVYWRSDVFPQRQRISGEVRLNLTVKPANKSVTLVAYLFDVNDGKNDRIVTSAAYTLQNEQAHQPTMVDFGFQLTDYDLPPGHSLLLVVDTKDKFLADESVAGSVTVLQPANGSSYVDIPMGDYQG; encoded by the coding sequence GTGTCTGTTCCGCAATATCCATCCAGCGCATTTGACTCCGTCTATGGGCCGTCGGCCCCACCCCGCAGCGTCAAGTCCGGGGTCATCAGCGATATCGAGCACTTCTCCGCCCGCGTGCCGGTCGACCCGGAACCCTCCCAACCGGGCAAGAGCGTGGAACTCGATGCGTACTGCGCCATGCCCAAGGGGGCAGGCCCCTTCCCGGTGGTCATCCTGCCGTCACCGCTGGCTCCAATGGGGTGGCGCTCCTACTGGATGGGCTTGACCTATCCGCCGGGCCCGATGCCCGGAGTGGAGAAGTCGGAGACGATGAGTGTCGAGGTGCCCATCATCGAGGACGGCGCCGGACTGCTGCCCGTGCTGGCGCGGGCCGGGTACATCGCGTTCACCTACAGCGAGCGGGGACTGGCCGACTCCACCGGGCTGATCGACGTGGCCGGACCGCAGGGTCAGAGGGACGGCAGCGCGGTGATCGACTTCGTCCTCGCCAACCTCCCCTCGGCGGATCCCAGCCGGATCGCCTTCGTCGGCGCCTCCTACGGCGCGGGACAGAGCCTGCTGATTGCCGCCCAGGACCCTCGGGTCAAGGCCGTCGCCGCGATGAGCGCCTGGGCGGACCTGGCCGCGGGATTGTTCGAGAACAACACCCGGCACATGCAGGCGTTCCTCGCGCTGCGTGCGCTGTTCGAACGGGAGCCGTTCCCGCCGAACCCCGACAAGCCCACGTTGCCGCACCCGACCTACCTGAATCCGGAGACGGCGCGAATCTTCGAGCGCTACATGTCCGCCGACTATCAGGCCCACATGCCCGAGCTGCTGGAGTTCGCGGCCCAGCGGTCGCCGCTCGCACCCGACATCTTCGAACGTCTCGACAGGCCAGACCTCGCAATCCTGCTCTGCACCTACTGGCACGAGACACTGTTCTCCAACAACGCGGTGGTCGAGTTCTTCAACAAGCTCAGCGCTCCGGCAAAGCGGCTGATTGTGCAGGTCGGTGACCACGGCGCGGGCGAGGTGACCGGGCTGGCGGGATTGGGCAGCCGTCCCACGGACACGATGCGGTGGTGGCTCGACTACCACCTCAAGGGCCTTGGCGAACTCGACGGCAACACCGTGGTGGTCGAGCCAATGCACCACCCGTTCCGGGCAGCCGACAAGTTCCCGGACTGGGATGCGTTCGTGCGCGCCCCCCAGCGGTTCCACCTGAGGACGCCTGGGCGGGAACCGGGCAGCATGACCCGGGAGCCGGACACCAAGACCTGGGAGTACGCCTTCACCGCCGGGACCAACACGGAAGCGGAAGTGGCCGCGGCGTTGCTCAAGACAGGTCAGCGGGAGCGGCTGGCCCTCCCACTGCGATACCAGACCGCCGACATCGCGCCGGAGCACGCGGTGTATTGGCGCAGCGACGTGTTCCCCCAGCGCCAGCGAATCAGTGGTGAGGTGAGGCTGAACCTGACCGTCAAGCCCGCCAACAAGTCGGTGACTCTGGTCGCGTACCTGTTCGACGTGAATGACGGCAAGAATGACCGCATCGTCACCAGCGCCGCCTACACCCTCCAGAACGAGCAGGCCCACCAGCCGACCATGGTGGACTTCGGGTTCCAGCTGACCGACTACGACCTGCCGCCGGGCCACAGCCTGCTGCTCGTCGTGGACACCAAGGACAAGTTCCTGGCCGACGAGTCCGTGGCTGGGAGCGTGACGGTGCTCCAGCCGGCCAACGGCTCCTCCTACGTCGACATCCCGATGGGGGACTATCAGGGGTAG
- a CDS encoding HNH endonuclease yields METLVLSQSYEPVARISWQRAVMLIFQGKVEVVEEYEDRFVRSVTVEIRMPSVIRFFRGQRKGPKGVKFSRENVYMRDHCRCQYCGLKVSRAEATYDHVIPRAQGGRTSWENVVIACVPCNQKKGNRTPEHAKMALRCAPVKPKKLPDVLHLSFIFEKGMPMSWAKFLRDVTYWHGELQT; encoded by the coding sequence ATGGAGACGCTGGTCCTCAGTCAGTCCTACGAGCCCGTCGCGCGGATTTCCTGGCAGCGCGCGGTGATGCTCATCTTCCAGGGCAAGGTCGAGGTGGTCGAGGAGTACGAGGACCGCTTCGTGCGTTCGGTGACGGTGGAGATTCGCATGCCCTCCGTCATTCGCTTCTTCCGCGGGCAGCGCAAGGGCCCCAAGGGCGTGAAGTTCAGCCGCGAGAACGTCTACATGCGAGACCACTGCCGCTGTCAGTACTGCGGCCTGAAGGTCTCTCGCGCGGAGGCGACGTACGACCACGTCATCCCTCGCGCCCAGGGTGGCAGGACGTCGTGGGAGAACGTCGTCATCGCCTGCGTGCCCTGCAACCAGAAGAAGGGCAACCGCACGCCGGAGCACGCGAAGATGGCGCTGCGCTGTGCGCCGGTGAAGCCCAAGAAGCTGCCCGACGTGCTGCACCTGTCGTTCATCTTCGAGAAGGGCATGCCCATGTCGTGGGCCAAGTTCCTCCGGGACGTGACCTATTGGCATGGAGAGCTGCAGACGTGA
- a CDS encoding cytochrome C, producing MKNFGTGRRLATGWAVFALTGGVLVGCGSSSSDSQNQQTQTTVGPEDQERIQKGLSISPVTLNFTGLDRNLVGLGSYIVNAQGGCSDCHTSPQFAAGGDPYQGQPEQTNTANFLAGGRSFGGGIVSRNITPDAQGLPMGLTYEAFLAVIRTGKKPDGSLLQVMPWPIFSKMRDADLRAVYEYLKAIPPAQPGNSPAPTPTPPTPPTPPPYP from the coding sequence ATGAAGAATTTCGGGACGGGTCGCCGGCTGGCGACGGGATGGGCCGTCTTCGCACTCACGGGAGGAGTCCTGGTGGGCTGCGGCTCCAGCTCCAGTGACTCCCAGAATCAACAAACACAGACCACCGTGGGCCCCGAGGACCAGGAGCGCATCCAGAAAGGCCTGTCCATCTCCCCGGTGACGCTCAACTTCACCGGCCTGGACCGCAACCTCGTCGGCCTGGGCAGCTACATCGTCAACGCCCAGGGCGGCTGCAGCGACTGCCACACCAGCCCACAGTTCGCGGCGGGGGGAGACCCCTACCAGGGGCAGCCCGAGCAGACCAACACCGCGAACTTCCTCGCCGGGGGCAGGAGCTTCGGCGGTGGCATCGTGTCGCGCAACATCACCCCGGATGCGCAGGGGCTCCCCATGGGGCTCACCTATGAGGCGTTCCTGGCCGTCATCCGCACGGGCAAGAAGCCGGACGGGAGCCTGCTCCAGGTGATGCCCTGGCCCATCTTCTCGAAGATGCGGGACGCGGACCTGAGGGCCGTCTACGAGTACCTCAAGGCCATCCCCCCCGCGCAGCCGGGCAACTCGCCCGCTCCAACACCGACGCCTCCCACGCCTCCCACGCCTCCTCCGTATCCCTGA
- a CDS encoding AAA family ATPase yields MATRKSEDQERLIDRDLTAMAREGRLPAAHGVDAAVTEVLGLLTRGGKHPLLAGDPGVGKSALVQEVARRIAEGRVDAELAQARLVEVSVANILARSTHRQAAESFEELLAHLARHACPIVYIRDLPTALGGPLAPVAVRALRTGGMRFIFETEPKRVQELVRSDEALAERLHLLPLHEPPLEKARWVLGRVAEELERELRLPIDPAACDLALRLSAKFLLAQRMPRKAIELLKETAAEAAGAAKDHVGPEDVLTRFCAATRLPRFVVDDAMPLDLEETERFFGERLLGQTDAVGAVLRSVALLKAGLNDPRRPLGVFLFAGPTGVGKTQLAKLLAEYLFGSADRLVRLNMADYPNDGDESVPFGASWAPALETRRGELSALLDGKVFSVLLLDEFEKAARSVHDRFLQLFDEGTFVNGAGEVVSCNNTLIVATSNVGAEVYREPAMGFAGTKRADEMVSEVDRRIGESFRPEFLNRFDAICHFQPLSKVDIRKIAQREVGRVLEREGIRARSLDVEVTPEVVDILVERGYSPQFGARYLQREIEKTLTAALAVEIARKPLAPGTPVRVEARPGGRVMAVAEPASPPPAPTAQLLLPSARAAPVKRRLDRKSLLVEMDRLVGKARALAASSGRPELEERRASLLTETQAPNLWDDPTHAADVIRAFRTVEAHINELERLEAACLFARRLVREAKNEVQLASAARQVEDVAREVQMAEALQASGATQQDNEALVDICASDSAETQEAWVQELASMYLGWAQRRGYEAVAVAEADEPSRVVVRIAGPGAYGFLAGEAGLHRRLEDEKRQRAYVRVHRGGSLSEDELELLEVLGRPVKSHEGAYLQRVRTEVTVKDESTGRVLTLTGAGELDELKDIAARVVAGQGGTTDEARRYYLGRSPRVEDPRTGAGTPRVKDVLRGELDVFIAAWISRPPAEPPLGS; encoded by the coding sequence ATGGCGACGAGGAAGAGCGAGGACCAGGAAAGACTCATCGACCGAGACCTGACCGCGATGGCCCGCGAAGGGCGGTTGCCGGCCGCCCACGGCGTGGATGCCGCGGTGACAGAAGTTCTCGGTCTGCTGACTCGAGGCGGCAAACACCCGCTGCTGGCGGGCGACCCGGGCGTGGGCAAGAGCGCGCTCGTGCAGGAGGTCGCACGCCGCATCGCCGAGGGCCGCGTGGACGCGGAGCTCGCGCAGGCCCGGCTGGTGGAGGTCTCCGTCGCCAACATCCTGGCGCGCAGCACCCACCGTCAGGCGGCGGAGAGCTTCGAGGAGCTGCTCGCGCACCTCGCGCGGCACGCCTGCCCCATCGTCTACATCCGAGACCTGCCCACGGCCCTGGGGGGCCCGCTGGCGCCCGTGGCCGTGCGCGCCCTGCGCACTGGCGGCATGCGCTTCATCTTCGAGACGGAGCCCAAGCGCGTCCAGGAGCTGGTGCGCTCCGACGAGGCCCTGGCGGAGCGGCTGCACCTGCTGCCCCTGCACGAGCCACCGCTCGAGAAGGCACGCTGGGTGCTGGGCCGCGTGGCCGAGGAGCTGGAGCGCGAGCTGCGGCTGCCCATCGACCCCGCGGCGTGTGACCTGGCCCTGCGGCTGTCCGCCAAGTTCCTGCTGGCCCAGCGCATGCCGCGCAAGGCCATCGAGCTGCTGAAGGAGACCGCGGCCGAAGCGGCGGGCGCGGCCAAGGACCACGTCGGTCCCGAGGACGTGCTCACCCGCTTCTGTGCCGCCACGCGCCTGCCACGCTTCGTGGTGGACGACGCCATGCCGCTGGACCTGGAGGAGACCGAGCGCTTCTTCGGCGAGCGGCTGCTGGGCCAGACGGACGCGGTGGGGGCCGTGCTGCGCTCGGTGGCGCTGCTCAAGGCGGGGCTGAACGACCCTCGACGACCGCTGGGCGTGTTCCTGTTCGCCGGCCCCACGGGCGTGGGCAAGACGCAGCTCGCGAAGCTCCTGGCGGAGTACCTCTTCGGCTCGGCGGACCGGTTGGTGCGCCTGAACATGGCGGACTACCCCAACGACGGAGACGAGAGCGTGCCCTTCGGCGCGTCCTGGGCTCCGGCGCTGGAGACCCGGCGTGGCGAGCTGAGCGCGCTCCTGGACGGCAAGGTGTTCTCCGTGCTGCTGCTCGACGAGTTCGAGAAGGCCGCGCGCAGCGTGCACGACCGGTTCCTCCAGCTCTTCGACGAAGGCACCTTCGTCAACGGCGCGGGCGAGGTGGTGTCGTGCAACAACACGCTCATCGTCGCCACGTCCAACGTGGGCGCCGAGGTGTACCGCGAGCCGGCCATGGGCTTCGCGGGCACGAAGCGCGCGGATGAGATGGTGTCGGAGGTGGACCGCCGCATCGGCGAGTCCTTCCGTCCGGAGTTCCTCAACCGCTTCGACGCCATCTGTCACTTCCAGCCCTTGTCCAAGGTGGACATCCGCAAAATCGCGCAGCGCGAGGTGGGCCGGGTGCTGGAGCGCGAGGGCATCCGCGCGCGCTCGCTGGACGTGGAAGTCACACCCGAGGTCGTCGACATCCTCGTGGAGCGCGGCTACTCGCCCCAGTTCGGCGCGCGCTACCTCCAGCGCGAAATCGAGAAGACGCTCACCGCCGCGCTGGCCGTGGAGATTGCCCGCAAGCCGCTGGCTCCGGGGACGCCTGTGCGCGTGGAAGCGCGCCCGGGAGGCCGGGTCATGGCCGTGGCCGAGCCCGCCTCGCCGCCGCCCGCGCCCACCGCGCAGTTGCTCCTGCCGTCGGCGCGTGCCGCTCCGGTGAAGCGGCGACTGGACCGCAAGTCGCTGCTGGTGGAGATGGACCGGCTGGTGGGCAAGGCTCGCGCGCTGGCGGCCTCGTCGGGCCGGCCGGAGCTGGAGGAGCGGCGTGCGTCCCTGCTGACGGAGACGCAAGCCCCCAACCTCTGGGACGACCCCACGCACGCGGCCGACGTCATCCGGGCCTTCCGGACGGTGGAGGCGCACATCAACGAGCTGGAGCGCCTGGAGGCCGCGTGCCTCTTCGCGCGCCGGCTGGTGCGCGAGGCGAAGAACGAGGTGCAGCTCGCCTCCGCGGCGCGGCAGGTGGAGGACGTCGCTCGCGAGGTCCAGATGGCCGAGGCGCTGCAAGCGTCCGGAGCCACGCAGCAGGACAACGAGGCGCTGGTGGATATCTGCGCGAGCGACTCGGCGGAGACGCAGGAGGCGTGGGTGCAGGAGCTGGCCTCCATGTACCTGGGCTGGGCGCAGCGGCGCGGCTACGAGGCAGTGGCGGTGGCCGAGGCGGATGAGCCCTCGCGCGTGGTGGTGCGCATCGCCGGGCCGGGTGCGTATGGCTTCCTCGCGGGCGAGGCGGGTCTGCACCGACGGCTGGAGGACGAGAAGCGCCAGCGGGCCTACGTGCGCGTGCACCGAGGCGGCTCGCTCTCCGAGGACGAGCTGGAGCTCCTGGAGGTGCTCGGCCGTCCCGTGAAGAGCCACGAGGGGGCCTACCTCCAGCGAGTGCGCACGGAGGTGACGGTGAAGGACGAGTCCACCGGGCGCGTGCTCACCCTCACCGGCGCGGGCGAGCTGGACGAGCTCAAGGACATCGCCGCGCGCGTCGTCGCCGGCCAGGGTGGCACCACGGACGAAGCGCGGCGTTACTACCTGGGCCGGAGCCCTCGCGTGGAGGACCCGCGCACCGGCGCAGGGACACCTCGCGTCAAGGACGTGCTGCGCGGCGAGCTGGATGTCTTCATCGCCGCGTGGATTTCACGCCCCCCAGCGGAGCCTCCGCTGGGGAGCTGA